The genomic window ATTAAAATAAAGTTATATTGTGAGATCATGGTAATAGATGAAGTTTTGAAAAATGAGATTTATAAATCTTTAGGTTGCACAGAGGTAGCTCTTATTGGGTATACAGTAGCAAAAGCCAAACCTAAAGACTTAAAAGAGATCAAAGAGATAAAGTTAATTTTAGGAAAAAGTGTTTTTAAAAATGCTTTTTCTGTTGGTGTGCCAAATACAGGTAAGTTTGGAATTTTGCCAGCAGTTGTTGGGGGCTTGCTTGGAGAAAAAGAAAATGGATTAGAAATTTTTAGAGATATCGAATATGATGAAGAATTAGAAAATATTGTTAGGAACAGATTAAAAATAGAGGTTGTTAATAAGGATGTTTATTGCAGAGTAATTATAAATAAGATCTATGAAGCTGAATCTACATATTATTATAAGAGGGTTGATGATAAGTTAAAAGAAAAATTTAAAAGTTTAGACTTAAAAGATTTCTTAGATTATATAGATAATTTACCAAAAGATATAGAAGAACTCATAAAAGATGTTATAAAAACAAATAAAGAATTTGTTAATGGATTTTTAGATATTGATTTTGGAGATCTTAATAATATAATAAAAGCTACAGCTTCAGCAGTTTATAATAGAATGATGGGTTTTAATAAAGAAGCTTATGCCATTGCTGGTAGTGGAAATATGGGATTAATGGCTACATTGCCAATAATATTTTATGATAGGGAGAATAGAGAATTAATAAAGTCACTAGCCCTATCAGCATTAATAACAATATATGCCACTTATCACACATCCTACATATCTTCTATGTGTGGGTGTGTAAATAGAGGAGGATTAGGATGTGTATGTGGTTTAGCATACTATTTAAATAAAGATATAGAAAAAGCCATGAAAAGTTTTTTAGCCAACATAACAGGCATAATATGTGATGGAGGAAAACCATCATGTTCATTAAAAATAGCTTCTGGGGTGTTTTCAGCATATTTATCATTATTCTATGAAACTAAGGATTATGAAGGTATCATTGGGAAAGATTTTAAAGAGTGTATTAAGAATTTAAGTGAAATAACAAAATCTATGAACTTAGAAGACAAAATAATAGAATTAATGTTAAAAAAAGATGTGAAATTATGAAGAAAAGGAATATTACTGAACTACAAATATTAGCTGAGATTTTAAGAAAACAGCCATATGTTAAACAGAAAGAGATTGCTGACAACTTAGATATAACAGTCCAAGCTGTATCTGAACACATTAGAAATCTATTAAAAAAAGGATATATTAGATCAAGAGGAAGAGGAGAATATGTAATAACAGAAAAAGGAATAAGGAGATTAAAAAGTTGGATAAAAGAATTTAGTAGTTATTTAGAAGAAATAAATTCAGCTATATACAGATATAAAGATATTTGGCCTGCTATAGCTGAGGAAGATCTAAATGAAGGAGATGAGGTTTATTTACATATGAAAGATGGATTATTACATGCTACTAAAAAGAAAGTAGGGGAAGCTAGAGCAAAAATTTTACATGGTGGAAAGGCTGGGGAAGATGTAGCCATAACAGAAATTAGAGGAATTATTGATATTCCTAAATCAAAAGTAATAATATTCAAAATTCCACCAGAAACTTTTGGAGGCTCAAGAAATGTAGATTATGAGAAGATAAAAGAGATGCTAAATAAAATGGAGAATTATGTTACAGCTACTATGGGAACTGTGGGATATGTGGTTGCTAAAAAACTAAATTTAAATCCTGATATAAGATTTGCAGTTATTGAAGGAATAGTTAATGCCTGTAATAGAGGTTGTAATGTTATAGCCTTTATAACAGGAAAGATGGCTGAAAGGGTTATAAAAAGGTTAAATGATGAGAAGATAAATTATATCATTATAGATGTGAGTAGAAATGTATAATATAATATTAGCCAATTCAGCTTTAGAATTGATCCCAAAAGAGATTAAAAATAAAATAAAACCCTCTAAAGTTTATAAATATGATATTTTAGATGCTAATTATCATTATAAAGCTATGAAATTTTTAAAAGATAGAGAAAGAAGAGGTAGGCCGGATATAGTTCATGTTTCACTTTTAACAATCTTAGATTCTCCTTTAAATCATGAGAGGATGTTAAATACTTATGTTCATACATATGATAATAAAGTTCTTTATATTGATCCAAAAACAAGATTACCAAGGAATTATTTTAGATTTTTAGGTGTTATGGAAAAAGTATTGAAAGGTTATAAAAATCCATTAATAAAATTGGAAAAGAAAACTTTAGAAGAACTCTTATTTGATATAAATGCCAAAAATATAGCATTATTAACCAAGAAGGGAAAGGTTATTAACATAAATGATATGAAAAGATATGATACTTTTTTAATTGGTGGTTTTCCATATGGTGAGATTAGAATAAATGAAGAGGGATTAAATATAGATAAGATATCTCTCTATAATAAAGGATTAATGGCTTGGACTGTCTGTGGAATTGTCTGTTATTCACTATATTTTAAGTGAAAACATGAAAACATATATAGGAAAGATCCATTTAAAATGGTGTTATAATTGTAATCTCCCTATATTAGGGAAAAAATGTGATATATGTAATACTGAAGCTTTACCAGTTAAACTAACCCCTCCAGGGGATGCAAGGTTAGGGTTTAGGTATGATATTGATTTCATAAATGAATGCTTAGAAAGAGAGTTTGGAGCTAAAAGCATTGAAGATGGAATTATTTTATTAAATAAACTTCCAGGCAATTTAGAAGCTTATGAAGTAATAGTGGATGGGATAGTTAAATATATTTTATATTACAATGAAGAGAAAGAAACTTGGAAAATAAAATTGAAACTACATGGAGCTTATGACTTAATTGAGAAGGGAGCTAATAAAAGGATAGTAAAGATAAAAAATGACTTATTAAATATTTTAAAAGACAAATCAACACTTCTAAGACCAGGAATAATTGAAATTACTAATGATATAGAAAGAGGGGATGATGTTATCATAGTTAATGAAGATGAGAGAGTTGTAGGTGTAGGGTTAGCAATGCTATCATCTAATGAGATAGAAAAGATAGAAAGAGGAAAAATAATAAAGGTTAGATTTTTTAATAAAAATTTCCAAAATAGAAAATTAGAGAGATATAAATTAGAAGAGGCTTTAAATCTCATGATTGAGGCAAACAATAGTGTTATTTATAATTATGAAAAGAATGCTATAGGATTTATAAAAAACAGCTATGAAAAAATAAAAAAGCCCGTAATTGTTGCATATTCAGGAGGAAAAGATAGTTTAGTCACATTAATATTAACACTTAAAGCATTAAAAAAAGAAAATGTTGAAGTTATTTTTATTGACACAGGTTTAGAATTCCCTGAAACATTAAAAAATATTGAAGAAGTTGAAAATTTTTTCAATATTGAAATAAAGAGATTAGAAGCTGAGAATTTCTGGGAAAAGATAAAAGAATATGGAATACCATCTAGAGATTATAGATGGTGCTCTGAAGTTTGTAAATTAAATCCTTTAAAAGAATATTTAAAAGATAGAGAAGTATTGTCATTTGTTGGAATAAGAAAATATGAAAGCTTTAGTAGAGCTAAAAAAAGACTAATTTATAGGAATACTTATATAAAAAATCAAATAAATGCTCTCCCAATATTCCATTGGACTGCTTTACATGTTTGGATATATATATTAAAAGAAGGGGCTCCTTACAATAAGCTGTATGAAAAAGGATTTGATAGGGTAGGGTGCTATATCTGCCCAGCTATGGAGTTAGGAGAGATGGATAGGGTAAGAAAATTATACCCTGAACTTTGGGAAAAATGGGAAAATGTTTTAAAAGAGTATGCTAATAAATATAAATTACCTGAAGATTGGATAAGAAAGGGGCTTTGGAGATGGAAAAAATTTCATCCAAAAGATATATGGTGAAATAGTGAGAAGATTTATAGTTATATTGATAATAGCACTCATGTCAGGATGTATAAATATTCAATTTATGCCTCCACCATTAAATGATGATTTCTCATCATACAACCTAGGTGAAAAAGCCCCATTTGGACCTTGGAAAGTAAAAGGTAATGGAACATTTACAATAACTCCAATATTTTCAGAGGATAATAAAGTTATGAATAAAGTTGTTGAAGCTGAAGGAGATGGAATAATGTATGTTGATAGAAATTATACAAATTTTGTTTATTATATTGATATAAAAAGGAAAAAATTAATAGATTCTCCAAAGATATACTTTAGGTTAAATGGTGATGCTACTGCTGGTTATTGTATTGTTGTAGAACCATTTGATAGAGGCTACAAATTATACAAATTCAATGGTACTAAATGGGTGTTGTTAAATCAAACTTACAATGCTGCCCCAGCTGAGGTGTCATTTTTTAGATATATGGTAATAGCTAATGGTAATAAGATAACATTTAAAGTTAATGCATATACTTATATAACATATATTGATAAAAATCCAATATTAGAGGGAGGTATAGGATTTGGAGGACAAGGTTATTTTGATAATGTGAGAGTAGAACCATTAGAAGAGTAGATGTATATGGATGATAGAGAGTGGGAAAAGATATACAATAAAATTATTGAGGATTTTAATTTTGATAAAGAAAAAGATGTTGAAGCAGCTAAAATATTAAGTTCTTTTTTTAAAGAAAAACCTGATGTTAAGATATTAGAAAAGATGATTAAAGGTAAAGAAGTTTTTATTTTTGGGGCAGGTCCATCATTAAAGAGACATGTAAAGATATTGAAAAATATAAAAAAATGTCAGCCAATAATTGTTGCTGATGGGGCATGTAAAGCTTTTTTAGAAGAAGGTATAATCCCTGATATAATAGTATCTGATTTGGATGGAGATATTGAAAGTTTAATAGAGTGCAATAAAAAGGGTGCAATAGTAGTTTTGCATGCACATGGGGATAATATTGATAAGATAAAGAAATACTTCCACAAATTAAAAAATGTTATTCCTACAACACAGATTCCAGAATATAAAAAATATAAATTATATAACTTTTATGGTTTCACTGATGGTGATAGATGTTGCTACTTAGCATATTATTTTAAAGCCAAAAAATTAATATTAGGTGGGATGGATTTTGGGGAATATGTAACAAAATATTCTAGACCAGAAATAAAAGGAGAAATAGAAAAAGCTGATAACATAAAAGCAAAAAAATTGAGGTATGCAGAGTATCTGATTAATCTATTGAAAGATAAAATAGAGATTGTATTTTTACCATAATTCTTTAATTTTTTCACATAGTATAATAAAATCTTCCTTCATATGTTCTACATTTATACTTATTCTAATTCTTTCACTCCCTTTGGGTACAGTAGGGTATCTTATGGGAATGCAAAAAATATTATTTTTTATTAAATACTCTGCTATCTTAACAGTCTTATCTCTAAAAATAAATGGATAAATTGGAGTTTCATTTTCCCTATTAATGAAGTTATATGATTTAAATATTTTATTTGCCAAATTTATATTCTTTTTTAACTTCTTAACAACTTTGCCCTCTTCTATTATTTCTATAGCCTTTATTGCAGCTTCAACTATGGCTGGAGGTAGTGCTGTTGTAAATATAAAACTCCTTGAAGTATTTATTAAATAATCTTTTAGCTCCTCTACTCCACAAACACATCCTCCTAAACATCCAATAGCTTTTGATAATGTAACTATAATAATAATATTATCATCTGGTTTGATATTAAAATACTCTAAAGCCCCTTTTCCATTCCCTAAAACACCTGTTGCATGTGCATCATCTAATATTAACACTGCCCCAAAATCATCAGCTATCTTTTTTAATTCATTTAAAGGAGCTATATCACCATCCATACTAAAAACGGAGTCAGTTATAATGAAAATATTATTATAATTTTTATAGTTTTTTTCTAATAAATCTAAAAGATGATTTGTATCACAGTGTTTGTAAATTAACCTGTCAGCTTTACTTAATCTACAACCATCTATTATTGATGCATGATTAAGTTCATCACTTAAAATTAGATCTCCTTTCTTACAAATTGCAGATATTGATAGATTAGCCATATAACCAGTTGGATATAATAAAGAGCTTTCTGTTCCTTTAAATTTAGCCATTTTTTCTTCTAACTTTTCATGATTTATATTTCCTGAAGTTAATCTTGATCCTGTTGAGCCTACACCATATTTAGCTCCATTTTTAAGAGCTTCAATTACTTCAGGATGTTTTGATAAACATAAATAATCATTAGATGAAAAATTTATTCCTTTAACCTTTCTTAGTTCCCTATACAAGTTGTTATCTTTAATTTTATCAATTTCTTTTTTTAATACTTCTCTAAACATTTTTTCACAATTTCTAAGACCTTCTTTATCCCTTTCTCTATTCCATCTTTTTGTCTCTCTTTAACATTTTCAAATGTTAATAAGTTAGCATAAACATCTGTTGTAAATAGATAACACTTATCAGCTATTATACAAATAGCCCCTCTACCTACACCAGCTGTTGAAGCTAAAGCAATATCAGGATTTAATTTATCTTTTAAAGATTCAGCTATTTTTTTAGCAACAGCTAAATCATTTTTTTCAGAATAGGCTTTGGCATATTTATAATAATAATCTGGTTTAGGTAAAGAGATATTGAAAAGTTTTTCAATTGCATAAATAGAGGGTAGAAACATAGAACACAATACCTTAACATTTTTCACAATTTTTAAATCTTCTTCAGAGAAAAGGTATTTATATTCAAACTCTTCATAACCAGATGCTGCCTTATGAATGCTCAACCCTATCTTACCATGTGTGAAGCATTCAGCTGTTGCTAATGTTATCATATAAATCATTCCTTCTCTTTTATTCCAATAACTTCTAATATTTTTGCTTTTATAGCTTCTTCTACAAGTTTTCTTAAAGCCTCCTTATCAGAAACTGCTTTAAATATTCCTAACTCTATTCTTGCTCCAGCAGCAGTTTGATGTCCTCCTCCACCAAAAGCCTTTTTTAAAATTTCCCCTAAGTTTAATCTAACATCTTTAGTCCTTGCAGATATCTCTATATAATCTCCAACAATACCAAATACAAAAGTTGTAGAAATTCCTTCCATTTTTAATAAAAAGTCAGCTGCCTTTGGTAAGGCATCCCTATTTGTTATTTCTCCAACATATGATAAAGCAATATTTCCTTTAACTACTTGCCTATTTATTATAGCCTTAGCTATTACTTCCATAATCTCTGTAGAAATTTCAGGATTTTCTATCATTTCTAAAATTGTTGTATCAATATAACTCTGCAAATATGCTGCACATTCAAAATCAAACCTTGTAACCCCTCTTTTAAAATTATTTGTATCTGATTCAATACCATAAAATAGAGCTGTAGCTAATTTCCTTGATGGTTCCATATTTAGCTCTTTTAAATAATTTGTTAATATTGATGATGTAGCCCCAACATTTAAAATATCTTTATAATCAGCCTCTAAATCTCCATTTGCATGATGATCAATAATAATATCTAATTTTTCTACTTCCATTGGTAACTGTTTAGAAGATGAGAAATCCACTGCAGCAATAATACAATAATCATCTATATTTATTTGATCTATAGATAGGAGATTTACCTCTAATAAATTTACCATAGTTTTATTTTCATCATACCCAATATTCCCCCCATATCCAATATCCGCCTCTACATCCCACTTTTCACATATTGTCTTTAATGCCATAGCACTTGCTATAGCATCAGGATCAGGATTTATATGTGTTAATATTAACATCTTTTTTCCATTACACTTTTTCTTTTTCTCTAATATTATTGATTTTAATTTCATTAATTTTCTTTTTAATTTTGCATTATCTACTTCATTAGCTATATCTTTAGCACCACTTTCTAATATATTAACTATTTTATCAATATTCAAACCACTATAAAGTTCAGGATATCCTTGCACTGCTCTAGCTATTTTATATGAATTTGGACTAAGCTCACAAACCTTCTCAGCTATATTTCTATTAACTTCTGAGTTTGTTAATATTAAAACTATATCAGCATTTTCTATATTAGCCTTTTTTAATGTTTCCTCTTCAGTAGCATCTCCCACTACAACTTTTATATTCTCTTTAATTAGATCATCAATATCTTCAATCTGTTTATCAATTATTGTTATGGGTTCTTTGTTTTTTATAAAATTAACAACTTTTCTTCCAAAAGAACCAAAACCTATAACTACTATCATATTTACCACTTAAAACTTTTGAGAGTTATTTTTAATTAAAAAAGAGTGTAAAGTATAATATATATATTTTGCTTCGAAATATTTATTAAAAACTTTTTGAAGATGATGTGATATGATAGATGCTTTAATTGATGCTACATATAAAGGTAATGAAAGAGCTATAATTTATTTGTATCTAATAAACACCATTCTTAAAGACAAAGAATTCAAACCTTATTTTTATGTAGAATTAAATAAAGATGAAATAGATGAAGAAGATATAGAGAATTTAAAAGCTTTTTTATTAAAAAAAGATTTATTAAAATTTGTTGATAATATAGAAGTGGTTAAAAAGAGGATTTTAAAAAAAGAAAAGAATGTATTGAAGATTATATCAACATACCCTAAACATGTACCAAAACTAAGGAAAGTAAAAGAAATAGCTAAAGAGATTTATGAACATGATATTCCATTTGTTAAAAGGTATATGATTGATAATGATATTCCCCCAATGACATATTTTGATTTTGAAAAGAAAAAAATTGTTAGTAATGAAATTCCTAAAATTAAGATGGTTGCATTTGATATAGAAGTTTCTGCTGAAGGTGAGCCTGATTATAGAAAAAATCCTATAATTATGGCAAGTTTTTGGGATGGAGAAGGGAAAGTTATAACTTATAAAGACTTTAACCATGAAAATGTTATTAAAGTGAAAGATGAAAGAGAATTAATAATAAAGATTATTGAAACATTGGGAAAATATGATATAATATTTACCTATAATGGAGATAATTTTGATTTTCCATATTTAAAGAAAAGAGCAGAAGTTTATGGAATAAAATTAAAATTAGGAAGAGAAGGGGAAGAGGTGAGGATAAAAAGAGCAGCAAATGGTTATCAATCATACATCCCAGGAAGGGTACATATTGATTTATATCCAATAGCAAGAAGGTTATTAAAACTTACAAAATACAGTTTAGAAGATGTTGTCTATGCTCTTTTTGGTATTGAAAAATTAAAAATTGGTCATGAGAATATAAGACTGTTTTGGGAAGATAAAGATAAGATTTTAATTGAATATTCTTTACAGGATGCAAAATACACATACAAGCTTGGAGAATA from Methanocaldococcus villosus KIN24-T80 includes these protein-coding regions:
- a CDS encoding L-serine ammonia-lyase, iron-sulfur-dependent, subunit alpha codes for the protein MVIDEVLKNEIYKSLGCTEVALIGYTVAKAKPKDLKEIKEIKLILGKSVFKNAFSVGVPNTGKFGILPAVVGGLLGEKENGLEIFRDIEYDEELENIVRNRLKIEVVNKDVYCRVIINKIYEAESTYYYKRVDDKLKEKFKSLDLKDFLDYIDNLPKDIEELIKDVIKTNKEFVNGFLDIDFGDLNNIIKATASAVYNRMMGFNKEAYAIAGSGNMGLMATLPIIFYDRENRELIKSLALSALITIYATYHTSYISSMCGCVNRGGLGCVCGLAYYLNKDIEKAMKSFLANITGIICDGGKPSCSLKIASGVFSAYLSLFYETKDYEGIIGKDFKECIKNLSEITKSMNLEDKIIELMLKKDVKL
- a CDS encoding DUF7839 domain-containing protein, with the translated sequence MKKRNITELQILAEILRKQPYVKQKEIADNLDITVQAVSEHIRNLLKKGYIRSRGRGEYVITEKGIRRLKSWIKEFSSYLEEINSAIYRYKDIWPAIAEEDLNEGDEVYLHMKDGLLHATKKKVGEARAKILHGGKAGEDVAITEIRGIIDIPKSKVIIFKIPPETFGGSRNVDYEKIKEMLNKMENYVTATMGTVGYVVAKKLNLNPDIRFAVIEGIVNACNRGCNVIAFITGKMAERVIKRLNDEKINYIIIDVSRNV
- a CDS encoding 16S rRNA (pseudouridine(914)-N(1))-methyltransferase Nep1, which encodes MYNIILANSALELIPKEIKNKIKPSKVYKYDILDANYHYKAMKFLKDRERRGRPDIVHVSLLTILDSPLNHERMLNTYVHTYDNKVLYIDPKTRLPRNYFRFLGVMEKVLKGYKNPLIKLEKKTLEELLFDINAKNIALLTKKGKVININDMKRYDTFLIGGFPYGEIRINEEGLNIDKISLYNKGLMAWTVCGIVCYSLYFK
- a CDS encoding phosphoadenosine phosphosulfate reductase domain-containing protein, which gives rise to MKTYIGKIHLKWCYNCNLPILGKKCDICNTEALPVKLTPPGDARLGFRYDIDFINECLEREFGAKSIEDGIILLNKLPGNLEAYEVIVDGIVKYILYYNEEKETWKIKLKLHGAYDLIEKGANKRIVKIKNDLLNILKDKSTLLRPGIIEITNDIERGDDVIIVNEDERVVGVGLAMLSSNEIEKIERGKIIKVRFFNKNFQNRKLERYKLEEALNLMIEANNSVIYNYEKNAIGFIKNSYEKIKKPVIVAYSGGKDSLVTLILTLKALKKENVEVIFIDTGLEFPETLKNIEEVENFFNIEIKRLEAENFWEKIKEYGIPSRDYRWCSEVCKLNPLKEYLKDREVLSFVGIRKYESFSRAKKRLIYRNTYIKNQINALPIFHWTALHVWIYILKEGAPYNKLYEKGFDRVGCYICPAMELGEMDRVRKLYPELWEKWENVLKEYANKYKLPEDWIRKGLWRWKKFHPKDIW
- a CDS encoding family 16 glycoside hydrolase yields the protein MRRFIVILIIALMSGCINIQFMPPPLNDDFSSYNLGEKAPFGPWKVKGNGTFTITPIFSEDNKVMNKVVEAEGDGIMYVDRNYTNFVYYIDIKRKKLIDSPKIYFRLNGDATAGYCIVVEPFDRGYKLYKFNGTKWVLLNQTYNAAPAEVSFFRYMVIANGNKITFKVNAYTYITYIDKNPILEGGIGFGGQGYFDNVRVEPLEE
- a CDS encoding 6-hydroxymethylpterin diphosphokinase MptE-like protein translates to MYMDDREWEKIYNKIIEDFNFDKEKDVEAAKILSSFFKEKPDVKILEKMIKGKEVFIFGAGPSLKRHVKILKNIKKCQPIIVADGACKAFLEEGIIPDIIVSDLDGDIESLIECNKKGAIVVLHAHGDNIDKIKKYFHKLKNVIPTTQIPEYKKYKLYNFYGFTDGDRCCYLAYYFKAKKLILGGMDFGEYVTKYSRPEIKGEIEKADNIKAKKLRYAEYLINLLKDKIEIVFLP
- the bioF gene encoding 8-amino-7-oxononanoate synthase — protein: MFREVLKKEIDKIKDNNLYRELRKVKGINFSSNDYLCLSKHPEVIEALKNGAKYGVGSTGSRLTSGNINHEKLEEKMAKFKGTESSLLYPTGYMANLSISAICKKGDLILSDELNHASIIDGCRLSKADRLIYKHCDTNHLLDLLEKNYKNYNNIFIITDSVFSMDGDIAPLNELKKIADDFGAVLILDDAHATGVLGNGKGALEYFNIKPDDNIIIIVTLSKAIGCLGGCVCGVEELKDYLINTSRSFIFTTALPPAIVEAAIKAIEIIEEGKVVKKLKKNINLANKIFKSYNFINRENETPIYPFIFRDKTVKIAEYLIKNNIFCIPIRYPTVPKGSERIRISINVEHMKEDFIILCEKIKELW
- a CDS encoding UPF0254 family protein; the protein is MITLATAECFTHGKIGLSIHKAASGYEEFEYKYLFSEEDLKIVKNVKVLCSMFLPSIYAIEKLFNISLPKPDYYYKYAKAYSEKNDLAVAKKIAESLKDKLNPDIALASTAGVGRGAICIIADKCYLFTTDVYANLLTFENVKERQKDGIEKGIKKVLEIVKKCLEKY
- a CDS encoding DHH family phosphoesterase translates to MIVVIGFGSFGRKVVNFIKNKEPITIIDKQIEDIDDLIKENIKVVVGDATEEETLKKANIENADIVLILTNSEVNRNIAEKVCELSPNSYKIARAVQGYPELYSGLNIDKIVNILESGAKDIANEVDNAKLKRKLMKLKSIILEKKKKCNGKKMLILTHINPDPDAIASAMALKTICEKWDVEADIGYGGNIGYDENKTMVNLLEVNLLSIDQINIDDYCIIAAVDFSSSKQLPMEVEKLDIIIDHHANGDLEADYKDILNVGATSSILTNYLKELNMEPSRKLATALFYGIESDTNNFKRGVTRFDFECAAYLQSYIDTTILEMIENPEISTEIMEVIAKAIINRQVVKGNIALSYVGEITNRDALPKAADFLLKMEGISTTFVFGIVGDYIEISARTKDVRLNLGEILKKAFGGGGHQTAAGARIELGIFKAVSDKEALRKLVEEAIKAKILEVIGIKEKE